A region of Heteronotia binoei isolate CCM8104 ecotype False Entrance Well chromosome 2, APGP_CSIRO_Hbin_v1, whole genome shotgun sequence DNA encodes the following proteins:
- the PROK1 gene encoding prokineticin-1 → MKKVIQVLCFSLLITLCKCAVITGACERDLQCGGRTCCAISLWLRGLRMCTPLGQEGDECHPISHKVPFFGKRQHHTCPCLPNYICSKFIDGRYRCSIDFKNIDF, encoded by the exons ATGAAAAAAGTTATCCAAGTCTTGTGCTTCTCTCTCTTAATAACCTTATGCAAGTGTGCTGTGATCACTGGG GCCTGTGAGAGGGATCTCCAGTGTGGAGGTCGGACATGCTGTGCCATCAGCTTGTGGCTCCGCGGGCTCCGGATGTGCACCCCATTAGGGCAAGAGGGAGATGAATGCCACCCCATTAGTCACAAG GTTCCTTTCTTTGGAAAACGACAACATCATACCTGCCCATGCTTGCCAAATTATATATGTTCCAAATTCATTGATGGCCGATACCGATGTTCTATTGACTTCAAGAACATAGACTTTTAA